A region from the Prinia subflava isolate CZ2003 ecotype Zambia chromosome 30, Cam_Psub_1.2, whole genome shotgun sequence genome encodes:
- the LOC134562722 gene encoding uncharacterized protein LOC134562722 — translation MKSDEVFSPASQPNQAAELMDLLPPDAALPKPVQGPLGLVPQHHSHDDPSWAVPFPLLRDVAKDNTSFTEAIQWISAEFENLIFPYEITGFASALFEPDQIFTFQDVWELLAGEKAVKNSHLPRDDPLFGVGAELLTGRSEYACPEVQTGFHPTVLYLCRYTGISALIKTKLSFPPKQDFSDIKQEPGETFCKFISRLMQFLEMRVKDSTLRMILLEQLARSHANSACQRLLETIPETSNVLEMVQTCAVLNTCESMVITPTAASQPADMGQNNGHETQANIQASGEQEKEAQKVTPLFLCTQCGDPDHTVETCKAVGHAEPLPSLKSRRRRRSRRHQGDETVSQALEQEQNSLAGLQPSSQV, via the coding sequence atgaaatcggatgaggtttttagtcctgcatcccagccaaatCAGGCTGCTGAGCTAATGGATCTGCTGCCTccagatgcagctttgcccaagccagttcagggacctcTGGGTttggttccacagcatcatagccatgatgacccatcatgggcagtcccgtttcccttattAAGGGACGTGGCAAAAGATAATACgagcttcactgaggcaattcagtGGAtaagtgcagaatttgagaatctcaTATTTCCTTATGAAATAACAGGCTTTGCATCAGCGTTGTTCGAACCTGATCAGATTTTTACCTTTCAGGATGTTTGGGAACTGCTAGCTGGAGAAAAGGCTGtcaaaaatagccacctgcctagagacgatcccttgtttggggtcggagctgaaCTACTTACTGGGAGGAGCGAATATGCTTGTCCTGAGGTACAAACTGGTTTTCATCCCACTGTTCTGTATCTGTGCAGATACacagggatatctgcattgataaaaaccaagttatcctttCCCCCAAAGCAGGACTTCTCAGATATAAAACAGGAGCCAGGTGAAACTTTTTGTAAGTTCATATCGCGTCTGATGcaatttttagagatgagagtcaAAGATAGTACCTTAAGAATGATACTGCTGGAGCAATTggcaagaagccatgctaattctgcttgccagaggctcctggaaaccattccagagacttctaatgtcctggagatggtccagacctgtgcagttctgaaCACCTGTGAGTCTATGGTGAttaccccaacggctgcttcacagccggctgaTATGGGGCAGAATaatggacatgagacacaggcaaaTATTCAggctagtggagaacaggaaaaggaggcacagaaagtgactcccttgtttctCTGCACACAATGTGGGGATCCAGACCATACTGtagaaacttgcaaagcagtgggtcatgccgagcccttgccaagcctgaaaagtcGGAGGCGAAGAAGAAGCCGAAGAcatcagggggacgaaacagtttcccaagctctagaacaagagcaaaattctctggctggtttacagccatcatctcaagtgtag
- the LOC134562718 gene encoding zinc finger protein ZFP2-like: protein MESREDKGSQRWSQSSELVVHEQLHDGKKPHKCFGCEKSFSQRSWLIQHQRIHTGERPYECEECGKSFRRRSDLNSHQKIHTGEMPYECEGCGKSFRRRSDLNSHQKIHTGERPYECSECGKGFLTSTQLLVHQQIHSEERPFCCPDCGKGFKQNSALITHRRIHTGERPYECEKCRKRFSTSSSLLLHQRTHTEERPFCCPDCRKGFKHNSTLKNHQRIHTGERPHKCEECGMSFSCSSNLIRHQRIHTGERPYECGKCGKSFRERASLIQHQSIHTGERPYECRECGKSFRHGANLICHQKIHTGERPYECSECGKRFPTSSYLLRHQRIHTDERPFRCPDCGKGFKHNSTLKKHQRIHTGERPYECPQCGKSFSQSSNLTRHQWRHQ from the coding sequence atggagagcagggaggacaaAGGCAGCCAGAGATGGAGCCAGAGTTCAGAGCTGGTGGTCCATGAGCAGCTTCATGATGGGaagaagccccacaagtgctttGGGTGtgagaagagcttcagccagaggtCCTGGCTGATCCagcaccagaggatccacactggggaacgacCCTACGAGTGTGaagaatgtgggaagagcttcaggcgGAGAAGTGACCTAAACTCCCACCAaaagatccacactggggagatGCCCTATGAGTGTGAAggatgtgggaagagcttcaggcgGAGAAGTGACCTAAACTCCCACCAaaagatccacactggggagaggccctacgaaTGTTCCGAGTGTGGGAAGGGGTTTCTGACCAGCACCCAGCTCCTTGTACATCAGCAGATTCACtcagaggagaggcccttctgctgccccgactgtgggaagggcttcaagcagAACTCCGCCCTCATCacccaccggcgcatccacaccggggagaggccctatgagtgtgagaaatgcaggaagaggttttccaccagctccagtctcctcctgcaccagcgcacacacacagaggagaggcccttctgctgccctgactgcaggaagggcttcaaACACAACTCCACCCTGAAGAATCACCAacgcatccacactggggagaggccccacaaatgtgaggaatgtgggatgagcttcagctgcagctccaaccTTATCcgccaccagaggatccacaccggggaacggccctatgagtgtgggaaatgtgggaagagcttcagagaGAGAGCCAGCCTGATCCAGCACCAGagcatccacactggggaaaggCCCTATGAATGTcgggaatgtgggaagagcttcaggcacGGTGCCAATCTGATCTGCCACCAAAAGATCCACACTGGtgagaggccctacgagtgttccgagtgtgggaagaggtttcccaccagctcgTATCTCCTCCGGCACCAGCggattcacacggatgagaggcccttccgctgccccgactgtgggaagggcttcaagcacaACTCCACCCTCAAGAAGCACCAgcgcatccacactggggagaggccctacgagtgtccccagtgtgggaagagcttctcacAGAGCTCTAACTTGACCAGACACCAATGGAGGCACCAGTAA